TCCGATGTATGGGAAAAGGGCGGAGAAGGCGGAACGGCTTTGGCGGAAGAGGTAGTCAAACTCTGCGATGTGTCCAACAACTTTACGTTCAGCTATGACGAAAAAGCATCGATTAAAGAAAAGATTGAAGCCATTGCTACGAAGATCTACCATGCGGACGGAGTAGACATTGAGCCGAACGCGCAGAAGCAGATAGCGCAGCTTGAAAAGCTGGGGCTGGACAAGGTGCCGATCTGTATGGCGAAGACGCAATACAGTTTTTCTGACAAGATAGAGC
The sequence above is drawn from the Treponema primitia ZAS-1 genome and encodes:
- a CDS encoding formate--tetrahydrofolate ligase, with amino-acid sequence SDVWEKGGEGGTALAEEVVKLCDVSNNFTFSYDEKASIKEKIEAIATKIYHADGVDIEPNAQKQIAQLEKLGLDKVPICMAKTQYSFSDKIELKGAPKGWRLNVRNVKISAGAGFIVALTGEIMTMPGLPPVPS